In Arthrobacter sp. CJ23, the genomic window GGCCCCGGCCACATCCGATTCGAGCGCGGTGAATTCGCCTTGGGCCAGGCGCCGGCGTTCCTCGCCCGCAGCCAGGGATTCGCGGAGGCGGCCGCGCTCGGATTCCGCAGCCTCGGCACGGGAGCGAGCGGCCCCCAGTTGTCCGGCGAGCCGCGCGAGGCCCTCCCGGCGGTCGGCGGCAGCGCGCAGCATCGCAGTGAGGCGTTTGTCCTCGTCCGCGGCCAGGCGTTCTGCTTCCTGCTTGGCCACCGTGGATTCCAGGAGCGCGGCGCGCTTGGCGAGGATGTCGTGCTCGAGGGCGGCCTGCTCCTGGCGTGCCTTCGCGGCCTGGCGGTCGAGGTGCTCGGGGTCGCGGCCGGTGTCCGGGGCTGCGTCCGAGGAGCCCAGCAGGCGGCGGCGCTCGGCTGCCAGCGAGCCCAGGGAGCGCAGCCGTTCGCGGCTCGCGGAGAGCTGGTACCAGTTGTCGCGGGCGGCGTTGAGCAGGGGCGTCGCCTCGGCGGCGTGCTGTTCCAACTCGGCCTGGCGCCGGCGTCCTGTGCCGAGCCCGGTGTCGACGGCGGTGCGCCGCTCCTTGAGGGCGGCCTCGTCGGCGTCGTCCTGGGCCAGTGCCGTGCTGAGGCTGACGAGATCGTCGGCCAGCAGGCGGGCCTTGGCGTCCCGGACGTCGAACTGGACGGTCTGGGCGCGGCGGGCAATCTCGGCCTGCTTGCCGAGGGGTGTCAGCTGGCGGCGGATCTCGGTGGTCAGGTCCCCCAGCCGGGCAAGGTTGGCCTGCATGGCTTCGAGCTTGCGGACCGTCTTTTCCTTGCGGCGCCGGTGCTTGAGGATCCCGGCTGCTTCCTCGATGAAGCCGCGGCGATCCTCCGGAGTGGCGTGCAGGACCCGGTCCAGCTGGCCTTGGCCGACGATCACGTGCATTTCCCGGCCGAGCCCGGAGTCGGAAAGCAGCTCCTGGATGTCCAGGAGCCGGCAGGCGGTGCCGTTGATGGCGTATTCGGAGCCGCCCGCGCGGAACAGGGTGCGCGCGATGGTGACTTCGCTGTAGTCGATCGGCAGGGCGCCGTCCGTGTTGTCGATGGTCAGCGAGACGTGGGCGCGGCCCAAAGGCGGGCGTCCGGACGTTCCGGCGAAGATGACGTCTTCCATCTTGCCGCCGCGCAGGGTCTTGGCACCCTGCTCGCCCATGACCCAGGCGAGGGCGTCCACCACATTGGACTTGCCCGAGCCGTTGGGGCCGACGACGGCGGTGATGCCGGGCTCGAAGTCGAACGTCGTGGCTGACGCAAACGACTTGAATCCGCGGACGGTCAAACTTTTCAGATGCAAGGTGCTTCGGTTCTCCTGTGTGGCCGGTCCCGTTCAAACTACTGGTCTTCAAATCTACTGCCCGACGCCGGATTCTCCGGGACTGGCGAACCGGAACCATAGGCTCCGCACCACGAAATCCTGTTCAGCTCCGGAGCTGGTCTTTTCCACCGCGGCCACCGGTCAGCCGGGAGACCCTGGCTTCGAGGCCGTCATCCACGAAGTCGTAGATCGCCGAGGCCAGCCAGATCACCACGGTGGCCATCACCCAGCCGACGATGCCGTTGATGTTGAAGCCGTTGGAGAAAATGCTGGTGAGGATCAGAATGGCCAGGGTTGCCAACAGGCCGGCCGCAGCGGTGAGCAGCTTGCCGCTGATGCTGGAGCGGGTCCGAAGGCGATTGCCGCCGCGCCTGATCAGTGCGGTGATGGCGGGTTTGACCAGCAGTGTGGCGGCCGTGAAGACTACCACCGCCCAGAGGAAACCGCTGCCCAGCCTGACGCCGGGAAGAATGGAGGCCACCCACAAGGTGATGGCGTTGAACACCAATGCGATGCCGATCCGGATGGCCCAGGTTTTCATGCGCACAGTCTGCCACCATGCACTGACAACGGAACAGGTGCACTGACAGCGGGGGGACAGCCGTGCCTCCGGCCCGGGGGCGTCGCAGCTACCAGCGCCCGTTCCGCGGGCAGGGCTGGCACACCGGGCAGGTGTAGGAGGAACGGTTCATGAACTGCTCCCGCTTGATGATGCCGACCAGCCCGGCGGCGGCGCAGCGGCTGCATTGCTCGCCCGCGCGGCCGTAGGCGTTCAGGGAGCGGGCGAAGTAGCCCGCCTAGCACAGTAAGTAACGTTGATATGGATCAGGTGTCCCAGTTCGTCCAAGGCTGACGCGAGAGCCGTGAAATCAAGGGATTTCGGACGTTCGGCGTATTGTCTCCCGATTATTCGGAGAGTGTTAAAAGTTTGACGAACAAGGAGGAGACCCGCCGCTTCACGGGCTGTCTACTCGCCATCTTGCGAGTTCTGTGACGCATTTCGTCCCGGAACCGCGGACTTCAGGCGCTTCGCAGAAATCGCCGCTCCGTAGCCTCGCACCGCTCGGCAAGCATTGTCTTCCCCGCCCCGGTGGAGTGTGTATCGGTCCGGTGATGTGCTCGTAAGCGAGCGAAAAGCGAGCTTCAGATCGTTGCCAGAACGCCAATATCGCCCTCGCCACCACATGCCTCGGCGATCTCCGGCACTGCGATGGAGTCGCCGGTCCGCAATGTCGCGCTGAATCTGGCCGACCTGGAAAGGATCCTCGCACCGCCTCCCCTGGCCTGGCCGAGCTCGACCTTCGGGCAAACCCCGGCCCCGGGGTCGCTGTACCGGTAGGGACGGCGGCAAGCACGTACACCGTAGACGGACATCCGGAGTATCCGGATCTGGTGACCGGGTGGTTCTGGAGTCGTGAACCTCTCTCGTCCCGCCATGCATAGGCACGACCAGCGACAGCGGCAAAGATCGCCGAACCACCCTTGACAACTAATTGAGTTGAGTCATAATTGAGTAGACTCATTTATTGCCCCGAAAGGAACACCACGCCATGCGAGCGTTCGTCGTCACCAAGTACAAGGAGCCGCTGCGCGAAGTGGACGTTGCTGAGCCGACGGTCGGGGACCGCGATGTGCTCGTGCAGGTTCAAGCAGCGGGCTTGAACCAGTTGGATGAGAAAATCCGGCTGGGTGAGTTCAAGCAGATCCTCCCTTACAGGCTCCAGCTGATCCTCGGCAACGACGTCGCCGGCACCGTCATCCGTGTCGGGTCAAAAGTGCGCGGGTTCAAGCCCGGTGACGAGGTCTACGGCCGCCCCGACAAGGACCGCATCGGCACGTTCGCCGAGCGCATCGCCGTCGCCGAGGAAGACCTTGCGTTGAAGCCCGCATCGGCGAGCATGGAGGAGGCGGGCTCGCTGCCGCTGGTGGCGCTGACGGCATGGCAGGCCCTCGTGGAGCAGGGCAACGTGCAGCCGGGGCAGAAGGTTCTCATTCACGCCGGTGCCGGCGGGGTCGGCTCGATCGCCATCCAGCTCGCCAAGCACCTCGGTGCGACCGTTGCGACCACCGCGAGCAGCTCCAACGCCAGCTTCGTGCGCGAGCTCGGGGCAGACATCGTGGTCGACTATCGCACGCAGGACTTCGAGCAGCTCCTGAGCGGATACGACCTGGTGCTGGACAGCCTCGGCGGGGAGAACCTGCAGAAGTCGCTGCGCATCCTCAAGCCCGGAGGAAAGGCGATTGGGATCTCCGGCCCACCTGATCCGGTCTTCGCACGCAAGGCCGGCCTGAACCCTGTGCTGCGCCTTGCGATCGCCGGGCTCAGCAGCAGGATCCGCAGGCAGGCGAAGAAGCTCGGTGTCAGCTACGAGTTCCTCTTCATGCGTGCCAGCGGCGACCAGCTGCGCCAGATCAGTGCCCTGGTCAACGATGGCGTGCTACGCCCGGTCGTGGGCAAAGTCTTCGACTTCGCCCAGACTCCACAGGCACTGCAGTCTCTAGCCAAGGGCGGCATCCGCGGCAAGGCAGTCGTCATTCTCGCCGACTGACCCGCTGACACCATCCACCATATAGACCATCCAGGAGAACACGCATCATGAGTAACACCGACGCCCTAAACGAATCCGTCGTCACCTCGTACGCGAAAGCACCGGCCCGCACCATCACCGCCGGTGGCGTCACGTACGCGTACCGGGAGCTTGGACCCAAGGGGGGCATCCCGGTCGTGTTCTTCGTGCACCTCGCTGCCACCATGGATAACTGGGACCCCCGCATCATCGATCCCATCGCGAGGAACCGTCACGTCATCACCTTCGACCAGCCCGGGGTCGGTGCCTCCACCGGGCCGGTTCCCGACAGTATCGAGGTGATGGCCGACGACGCCTACACCTTGATCCAGGCCCTCGGGTTCGACAAAATCGACGTCTTCTCCTTCTCGATGGGCGGCATGATCGCCCAGGACCTGGCCCTCAAGCATCCCGGCCTTGTCCGCAAGCTGGTGCTGACCGGCACCGGGCCGCGGGGAGGCAAAGACATCGACAAGGTCGTCGGCACCACGTACCGGGACATCCTCCGCGCGACCCTGACACGATCGGACCCCAAGGAGTTCCTGTTCTTCAACCGCAACGCCACCGGCAAGCCCGCCGCGAAGGCATTCATCAAGCGCCTGCAGGAGCGCACCATCGATCGTGACAAACCGATCAGCACCAAGGCGTTCCAGGCGCAGCTGAAGGCAATCCAGAAGTTCGGCCGCTCCAACCCGACGGACCTGTCAAAGCTCACCCAGCCCACCCTCATAGCCAACGGCGACAACGACCGCATGGTGCCATCGATCCTCTCCGAGGACCTCCACCGCCGCATCAAAGGATCCGAGCTGATCATCTACCCCGACTCCGGCCACGGCGGCATCTTCCAATTCCACGCCACGTTCGCCCCCGCCGCCGCCGAGTTCCTGAACCGCTAACCAGCACACACACCAAGAACGACGCCACCATGAGAACATCACCGCCCAACGCGCAACCCGACGTGAAGAAGCACTTCAGCTCATCGATTCTGCTGTGGGTGCGCACTGACCAGCCCCGCCAAACCGGCCTGGACTATTGGAAAGGGCCGCACTCCGGCATCATCGCCGCCACTCCGGGCCTGGCGGAATACCGGCAGATCCACCTCGCCGAACACAACCCCGGCCGGTGGCCAGCAACCAGCGCGGTGGAGACCATCATCCCCGGGAATCGGAAGATCGACGGGGTCGCTGAAGTCACCTTCCAGTCCGTGCTCTCCCCGCTGCAGGGTCGCAAGCAGACCGCGCTGGCGCACAAGGACGAAATCAACGTGTTCCACCGCACGCTCCTCTACGCCGGCCCGCCGAACTCTTCCCACTGGTATGACGTCGCCAGCCCGGCAGAGACAGTGGACTCACGCGCCATCATCTACCTCCGCCGCCGCGACAGGGTCCGCGCGGGCGATTTCCGCAAATACATCAAGAGGCAACTCGTTCCTGCCCTCACAAGTACCGGAGTGCTGAAGGAGCTGCGCATGCAGACGTTCCTGCCGACGTCGACGCCGCCCTGACCTATGTCAGGCACGGACACGCCCTCCCCCATTACGAAGAGTAGACACGTAGCGCAAAGGACTCCGGGTTGGCCTTGGGGGATATAGTCATAACTGAGTCTAGTCAGTTTGTTTCGGGAGGAACCCTCATGTCTGTCGCGTCCCAGCCGCTCGGACGGCGCGAGCGGAATAAACAGCAGAAGCTCGATCGCATCACTGCCGCAGCCAGCGAGCTGTTCGCTGAACACGGAGTCGAGGATGTCACGACGCAGCAGATCGCCGACAAGGCCGACATCGGCACCGGGACCCTGTTCCTCTATGCCAAAACCAAGGGAGAACTCCTCCTGCTCGTTCAGAACGCCCACTACGCCGAAGCGCTCGAACGGGGTCGGACTGACGCTGAAGCCATCCCGGATGCACTGGATGCGGTGATGTCCATCGTGCGGCCGATCGTGGAATGCAACCGCATCCAGGTCGACAACGGGCGCACTTACCTGCGGGAGATGGTCTTCGGGGACCCGACAGAGCCGCACCACAGCGTGGCCCTTTCCATCGTCGCGCAGACTGAGGAAGCCATCGCCGGCGTCTTGGGCAGGGATGAGTCGCTCGGTGCCGGTGATGCCGCAACCACGGCACGCATTGTCTCGGCAATCATGTTCCTCAGCATGGCGGCAAGCATGAACGCTCCCTCAAGCACCGAGGCGATCGTGCAGGACATCGGGACTCAAATCAGCCTGCTGATGCTAAGGACATAGACCCGGTGGTGCGCACATGTTGGGAAGACAATGCGTGCGAACTATGCCGACGCCCCGTAGATACAGGCATCTAGCACTCGATAGCCTAGGCCTCTGGAGCAAGAGGGGGCGGGAAAGACCATACTTTCGAGCCGCGCCGGCACTGCCCGTTCATGTCCTGGTTGTCTCCGGGCCCGCGATGGAAAGCCGGCGTCATAACAAACGTCTCGGCACCCGCCTTCCCACACGCGGTTGGCACGGCAGCTGCGACAAGAAGGTTCACGAAAGACGAAACGCTGCGTTCGCCTGGGAGCGTTTCCCGCCGCGATCTCGCGGGGACACCGGCGGAGCGCAATCCCATTTGCGCTGAAGTATCGATGCCGCAGTTCGGAGGCCATCCATGGTGGGACCGGGCCGGCTAGCGGTTGATGTCGGATTCGACGGCGAACTTATCGATCGCCGTCAGTTCCTCGTGCGTGAACGCGAGGTTGTTGATAGCGGACAGCGTGTCCTCCAGCTGGGCCACGCTCGAGGCACCCACCAAGGCGGAGGTGACCGGCGATCCCTTGGGCTGCTCGCGCAGGATCCACGCAATTGCCATCTGCGCCAGGCTCTGGCCGCGGCCTTCAGCGATGGCGTTCAGGCCCCGGACGCGGTCCAGCTTCTCCTCGGTCAGGGCTTTCTCGGACAGGAACCGTTCCTTCGCGGCGCGCGAATCGGCAGGGACTCCGAGCAGGTAGCGGTTGGTCAGCATCCCCTGGGCGAGCGGCGAGAACGCGATCGAGCCGGCCCCTACCTGGTCCAGGGCCTCGTACAGATTGGGCGAGCCGTTCTCGGTCCAGCGGTTCAGCATCGAGTAGCTGGGCTGGTGGATCAGCAGCGGCGTTCCCAGCTCCTTCAGGATGCGTGCCGCCTCGAGGGTCTGTTCCGGGGTGTAGGAGGAGATGCCGGCGTACAGTGCCTTGCCGGAGCGGACGGCGTGGTCCAGTGCGCCCATGGACTCTTCGAGCGGGGTATCCGGGTCCGGGCGGTGGCTGTAGAAAATGTCCACGTAGTCAAGGCCCATGCGTTCAAGGGACTGGTCCAGGCTCGAGAGCAGGGACTTCCGGGAGCCCCACTCGCCGTAGGGGCCGGGCCACATGTAGTAGCCAGCCTTCGTGGAAATGACGAGTTCGTCCCGGTACCCCTTGAAGTCGTCCTTCAGGTGGCGGCCGAAGTTGGTCTCCGCGGAGCCGTCCGGGGGGCCGTAGTTGTTGGCAAGGTCGAAATGGTTCACGCCCAGGTCGAAGGCCCGGCGAAGAATCGCCCGCTGCTCCTCGAAGCGCTTGTCATCCCCGAAGTTGTGCCACAGGCCGAGGGAGATGGCGGGAAGCTTGAGACCGCTACGTCCGACGCGGCGGTAGGGCATGGTGTCGTAGCGGGTGTCCGCGGCTGAATAGTTCATAGGATTTTCTTTCTACTTCCCACTGGAGGAAGCCTGGTGGCAGACGGCGAAGAGAATCGAACAGCAGCCGAACGAGTCATGTCAGGAATTCGTCGGTCACGTCTCCAGAGTCACCACGAAGCCCTCGTGAGGTCCACTCGTCTCGTTCATCCGTCACGCCATACGGGATACCCTCATCGAGAGCGACGGTGTACGAGGCAGGTCCCAGCCGAGTGACGAGAATGCCTTGTTGGACTTCTTGGGCCCGTTGGCGCACGAGCACGACCGCAGTGCTCAGTTCATCCTCGATGTGGCTTGTGCTGTTTCCGGTGACGTGCAGGACTTCTCCGGATTCGATCCGGGTGATCATCATGGTGCTCCTTGCTGCTCAAGGACTCTTCAGCGCGTCCAAACTCGGAGGTGTCGGTGTGCCAATGTCGACATCGGCAGGGCACGCGGCCCGTGTCCTGCCGATGTGGACTGGTGATAGGTTCAGCTGGCCATGGTGATGCGGTATAGAACCACTTGATCGGGGTGGATCCTCGGGGATGCAACTCCGACTTTCGCGAGGACATCACCAGGGAAGACTGCCCCGGGGAAGACCACACCATGCCGACTGGTTGCGCGCAGTGTAGAAGGTTCGACCACGACGCCATCGGCAGTCGGCTGGCCCCACCACTGGGGTGGCAGAAGCCCGGAGGGGGTAGGCCCTGTGAAGACCGGTTCCACGCGGTAAGTTGCGTCCGGGTCGAGTCCGCGGAGCTTCAGGCGTGCGGCGGGGTCCGGATACAGGCTGTCCAGTGCCGCGGCGGCGAAGATCGCGTTGCTGCGGTCCTTGCTGAGGACGCCGTGGACCATGACGTTTGAATCGGGGCTGTCCATTCGGACGAGGTCGCCGGAGAGGAGGAGCTGGCGTTCCTGCTTGTAGAAGGTGATCCACCGGCGCAGGCTGTCAAGTTCTTCGTTGCTGGCGTGGGCGAGGTCCCACTCGATGCCGAGGTGTCCGAAGATAGCGGTTCCTGCGCGGAATGCCAGGTCGTGCTGGCGGCCGGTGGTGTGGGAGCGGCCCGAAGCGATGTGGGAGCCCATGTATTCGGGCGGCAGCAGTTGCGTGGTCCAGCGCAGCATGGTCTGCCGGTCGTGCGGGTCGATGTTGTCCGAGACCCAGACCCGGTCGGTGTGTTCCAGGACGCCGAGGTCGACTCGGGCACCGCCGGATGAGCATGATTCGATCTCGAGGTCCGGGTGGAGTGCCCGGATCTCCTGTAGAAGTGCGTAGAACGCCAGCGTCTGTTGGTGGACGCCCGGGCGTCCACCGTCGAGTTGGTTGCCGGCCTCGATGAGGTCGCGGTTGTGGTCCCATTTGATGTAGTCGATCCGGTACTCTGCCAGCAGCGCGAGGATCTGCTTTTTCACGTGCTCGTATGCTTCGGGGATGCCGAGGTTGAGGACCTGCTGGTGGCGTGACTCCACGGGCCAGTCGGTGCGGGCCGCCATGATCCATTCGGGGTGTGCGCGGGCGACGTCGCTGTCGGGGTTGACCATCTCTGGTTCGAACCACAGGCCGAACTGCATGCCCAGCTCGTGGACGCGGTCAACCAAGGGGTGCAGACCGGTGGGCCACACGTCCGGGGACACCACCCAGTCGCCCAGACCGGAGGTATCGTCGCGACGCGAACCGAACCACCCGTCGTCGAGCACGTAACGCTCGACGCCTGCGGCGGCGGCGCGCTCGGCGAGGTCGATGAGCTCTTCTTCCTCTTGGTCGAAATAGACAGCCTCCCACACGTTGAGTGTGACGGGGCGATCGGCGGAGACCGGAGCCGTGCGGCTGCGCACGTGGGCGTGGAAGCGCCGGGCGACGGCGTCGAGGCCTGTCCCGTAGGAGGCGTAAACCCAGGGGCTCTGGTACGTGTCGCTGAGGCCCAGCCGGACTTCGCCGGGCAGGAGCAATTCTCCGCCGCCGAGCAGCTGGTCGCCGAAGAAGCGCTCCGCATAATGGTGGTGGTTTCCGCTCCAGGCCGTGTGGACAGCCCAGACCTCGCCCTGGCCGAATCCAAATCCGGGGGTTCCAGCGTGCAGAATGTAGGCGCTGTCAGAGCCGGTGCGGCCTTTGCGGTTCTCGCGCAGGTGCGTGCCCGTCCGCAGGCTGCCGCGCTGTGGGACCCGTTCGTAGTTGTGGCTGCCCGCGAAGTCCAGCAGTTCCGTCGCCTCCACCGGAATCGGAAAAGCCAGGGAAATGTCTTCAACGGCGTACGTCTTGTCACTCAGGTTGGTGAGTTCCGCCCGGCTGCGCAGCAGCCCGCCCGGAAGCAACTCCAGCGTCAGGTCCAGGCGCAGCCGTTCCGTGTCGTCGACGGCGCCGAATTGGACATGGCCTGCGCCCGAGGACGCGAACCCGGTGACTGGTGCACCGTTCAAGGCCACGGTGTGGACATGGAATTTCGGTGACCACCCGATGCCGTCGAAGGACCCCCGCAATCCGGGGCGTCCCATCCAGCCTGATTCCTGTCCAGGCAGGAGACCGGGCCGGGGCGGCAGGTCGATGGTGCTGGAACCGGTCACCGGGACGCTGGCCCCTACCAGGGCCCCTGCCTGCTCGGCGCTCAGTGACGGCAGTTCGGCCCCCCAGTGGACGACGGCAGGCAATCGCCCGTCCGTGGCGTCTACCAGCACGGACACTCCGGCTGCGGTCAGCTGCAGGATCGCGCCCTGGCTATCGGTTGACATGGAACTCCTCATGCGTTGGTGCGCTCAAGCCCGTCACGGGCTAGCGTGCGTTGGCGGTGCTGGTGTGTGGTGGGGCGGGGGTCAGGCTGCCGCGCTCCGGGTCCCAGCGGACCGGTATTGGATCCGACACGACGCCGTCGAAGAAGCCGTCGCTGTTGGCGTCATGGCAGGCCATTAGCAGCCATTGGCCTGCATGGTCCTGGATCAGGCGGCCGCTGTAGAGCCGTGCCGTCGTGACAATAGTTGCCGCTGCCACGTCGTAGGGGCCGCTGGTTTGGTCCGTTTCCAGGCTCCACATACCGCCGCCGCCGAATCCTTCGGCCCTCTCGGCAGCAAGAGTGTCCACTCCACAAGAGAACAGCAGGACGGTCCGGTCGTCCATGACCGCGGTCTGGGGAACTTCGAGGTGTCCGAAGCCCGCGCCGGGTTGGCTCAGGGGTGGCCTGACCTCCCAGGTTTCCAGGTCGGAGGAGACGGCGTGGCCGATGACTCCGCGGTTGTCGTCGTCTCCGGTGTTGGCCCGGGCCGTGATCAGCATGTGCCAGCCGTCGCCGTCCGGGTCGGCGAAGACCCAAGGATCCCGCCAGGCCTCTTCCGGCCAGGTGGAGTCGCCGTATTTTTCGTACCAGCGTCCGTCGGCTTCGATCACTGTGGCCGCGTGCTTGGTCCAGACGTGGAGGTCCGGGGAGGTTGCGACGCCGATGGCTTCGATGTTGTGTGTTTCGTAGAAGCGGGCACCGGTGTAGAACATGCGCCAGATCCCGTCCGGGCCCCGGAGCACGCTGCCGGTCCAGGTCGAGGTCGCGTCGAAAGCATCCGGGTCATCGGGCTGAAGGACGACGCCGTGGGAGACCCAGGTGCTTAGGTCCTGTGAGGTGGCGTGCCCGATCCGGGCGTTGCGGTGCCGGAGCGCCGGGTCGCCCAGGCTCTTTGGAGCATGGAGGTAGTACATGTGGTACGTGGAGCCGTCGTCGGCTAGCCAGAAGTCCCACACCCATGAGTCCTTGAGACTGAAAACCAATTGAATAGACCTATCTGCTTGTTATTGTGGCCGCCTGTCGGGGCGGGATTGTTGTTGGGGGGTTAGCCCTTGACTGCTGAGCTGCTGATGCTGGCGACGAACCAGCGCTGGAAGATCAGGAAGACTGCCAGGACGGGGACGATGAACATCGTTCCGAAGGCCAGTACCTGGCCCCATTCCGGTGGCTGCTGGTTTTGGAAGATGCTGATGGCCAACGGGAGGGGCCGGACGGTTGGGTCGGAGACCATGAGGACCGGCCACAGGTACGATCCCCATTGGGCCAGGAAGGTCAGGATGGCGACGGTGGCGAACGCCGGTTTCGTGATGGGCACGATGACTTGGAAGAACGTCCGGAATGGCCCGGCACCGTCCAGGCGTGCTGCCTCTTCGATCTCGCCGGGAACGTCGAGGAAGAAGGTATAGAAGAGGAAGATCGAGAACGCGTTGGCCATGAACGGGATCGCCTGGATGTAGATGGTATCCCGCTGGCCGGAGAACATGAAATACAGGGGCAGGGCGACCGCTTCGAACGGGATGATCGTCAGGACAATCACCAGCAGGAAGAGGACCTTCTTTCCCCGCCATTGCATCCGGGCGAAGGAGTAGGCCGCCATCGAGTTCACGAATAGGCTGCCGGCAACGACGGCGGTGGTGACGATGATTGAGACGACGGCGAACTGCCCGAAATATCCGGTGGCATCGGAACTGAGGTGGTCGAAGACGCCGATGTAGTTCTCGACGGACAGGTTCGTGGGGACGAAGCCGCTAAGGCCGCTGAGGACCTCAGTCGACGGGCGGAAGCTTCCGACGATCAGGTAATAGACCGGCAGGAAGAAGAACAGCGCGACCGCCGTCAGGATCAGGTAGTGGAGTGCGGTCTGCCAGCGATGGGTGCGTTTCATGCTTCCGCCCCGCCTCGTTGGCTGCACGGTTCTGGACATCGTCATCAGACCCCTCCTCGCTGGCGCGCCGCGGCGCGTTGAATGATTGCGATCACGGTGATGATCAGCATGAAAATGACGGTCATGGCTGCGGCCTGGCCCACGTTGTTGTTATCGAAGCCGGTGTTGATGATCTGGGTCATGACGGTCTCGGTGGAACCGCGGTCGACACTTCCGGAACGACTCAACAGGTACACCTGGTCGAAGAGCCTGAAGGAGAAGATCGTGGTGATGAGGGCGACGAAGATCAGCGTGTTCCGGATGCCCGGCACGGTGACGTTGATGAACTGGGCCCACTTGCTGGCGCGGTCCAGCGATGCCGCCTCGTAGAGTTCGGTTGGGACGCTTTGAAGCGCCGCGAGAACGATGATCATCTGGAAGCTCACGCTTTGCCAGATGGACATGACAATGATCGATCCGAGCGCAGTGGCGGGATCGCCGAGCCAGTCGTGGCTGGACAGTGTGCCTCCGCTGAAGAGCCCAAGGATGGCGTTCAGGAGTCCTTGGTCTCCGCGGGAGTAGATGAGCCGCCAGATCACGGCTGTCAGGGCCAGCGGGAACACCAGGGGCATGAAGATGAAGGTCCGGAAGATCACCATGCCGCGCAGTTTTCGGTTGACGAGGACGGCCAGGGCGAGGGCCAAAACGGTCTGCACAGGTACGACGATGAGGGCGAAGCTGAAGTTGTTCAGCAGTGCTTGGCCGAAAGCCGCGGCCAGGTCCGGATCGGTGAACAACCTTGCGTACTGTTCGAACCCGACGAATCGGGCCGGCCGCGGGCTGTTGAGCTGCACGCGGTAGAAGGACAGCACCACTGCGAGCACGAACGGTGCGACAAGGAAGATAGCGAGTCCGAGCAGTGCCGGACTGGCGAAGAGCGGGCCCGCGAACCGGTGCCCGGAAAGGCCGGCGGATGACCGGCGCCTTGCCGGCACCGTGGGGGCCTGGATCTGTTGCGTTTGTGTGGTCATGATGGAGGCTTTCGCTAGGAGCAAGTCCGGAGAGGTCCGGCCGCCGTCATTGCGGCGGCCGGACGAGAGCCGGAGGTCTATTTCTTGTATCCGTCGTTGTCGGCGAAGTTCTGGTCGATGGCGCGGGCGGCGGCGCTCAGGGCTTCCTTGGCATCCTTGCCGGCATAGATGGCGGCCTCGGCCTTGCCGACCTGGTCCGTGACAACGGGGTAGCCTGCGGTCACCGGCCGGGTGACACTGACGCAGTTGTCGTTGATTTTGTCCTCGGTGCCGCACGCCTTGCTCAGCTGATCGCCGAGGAGCTGCAACTGCTTCCCGGGGCCGTAGAGGCTGGAAGTGGCCAGTGACGTCTTGGTGGCGGGCGGGGCACCGTTGGCGTCGGTGTAGGTGTGGACGCTCTCATCCGACATCAGGAAGTCCAAGAACTTCCCGGCCGCGGTACCGTTCTTGGTGGTAGCACCCATGCCCCAGGCGAAGGTCCCGGAAGCGGTCTTGGTGCCCTTGCCGAAGTTCGGCAGGGGAATGGAGACCAGATCGCTGCCCAGGGCCTTGTAGGTCGGGTAGGTCCAGTGACCCACCCAGCTCAACGCGACGCGCCCGTTGGTGAAGGCCAGCCCGTCAGCGTTCGGATCAGTGAACTTCTTCCAGCTCGCGAACTTTGTCAGGGACTTCACGTTGGCTTCCGAATCCAGCGCCCCGGACGCCTTGTTGTCCTTGAGCATGGTCCCTCCACCGGACCAGATGACCGGCCCAGCAGAACAGCA contains:
- a CDS encoding alpha-galactosidase codes for the protein MSTDSQGAILQLTAAGVSVLVDATDGRLPAVVHWGAELPSLSAEQAGALVGASVPVTGSSTIDLPPRPGLLPGQESGWMGRPGLRGSFDGIGWSPKFHVHTVALNGAPVTGFASSGAGHVQFGAVDDTERLRLDLTLELLPGGLLRSRAELTNLSDKTYAVEDISLAFPIPVEATELLDFAGSHNYERVPQRGSLRTGTHLRENRKGRTGSDSAYILHAGTPGFGFGQGEVWAVHTAWSGNHHHYAERFFGDQLLGGGELLLPGEVRLGLSDTYQSPWVYASYGTGLDAVARRFHAHVRSRTAPVSADRPVTLNVWEAVYFDQEEEELIDLAERAAAAGVERYVLDDGWFGSRRDDTSGLGDWVVSPDVWPTGLHPLVDRVHELGMQFGLWFEPEMVNPDSDVARAHPEWIMAARTDWPVESRHQQVLNLGIPEAYEHVKKQILALLAEYRIDYIKWDHNRDLIEAGNQLDGGRPGVHQQTLAFYALLQEIRALHPDLEIESCSSGGARVDLGVLEHTDRVWVSDNIDPHDRQTMLRWTTQLLPPEYMGSHIASGRSHTTGRQHDLAFRAGTAIFGHLGIEWDLAHASNEELDSLRRWITFYKQERQLLLSGDLVRMDSPDSNVMVHGVLSKDRSNAIFAAAALDSLYPDPAARLKLRGLDPDATYRVEPVFTGPTPSGLLPPQWWGQPTADGVVVEPSTLRATSRHGVVFPGAVFPGDVLAKVGVASPRIHPDQVVLYRITMAS
- a CDS encoding glycoside hydrolase family 68 protein is translated as MWDFWLADDGSTYHMYYLHAPKSLGDPALRHRNARIGHATSQDLSTWVSHGVVLQPDDPDAFDATSTWTGSVLRGPDGIWRMFYTGARFYETHNIEAIGVATSPDLHVWTKHAATVIEADGRWYEKYGDSTWPEEAWRDPWVFADPDGDGWHMLITARANTGDDDNRGVIGHAVSSDLETWEVRPPLSQPGAGFGHLEVPQTAVMDDRTVLLFSCGVDTLAAERAEGFGGGGMWSLETDQTSGPYDVAAATIVTTARLYSGRLIQDHAGQWLLMACHDANSDGFFDGVVSDPIPVRWDPERGSLTPAPPHTSTANAR
- a CDS encoding carbohydrate ABC transporter permease; amino-acid sequence: MKRTHRWQTALHYLILTAVALFFFLPVYYLIVGSFRPSTEVLSGLSGFVPTNLSVENYIGVFDHLSSDATGYFGQFAVVSIIVTTAVVAGSLFVNSMAAYSFARMQWRGKKVLFLLVIVLTIIPFEAVALPLYFMFSGQRDTIYIQAIPFMANAFSIFLFYTFFLDVPGEIEEAARLDGAGPFRTFFQVIVPITKPAFATVAILTFLAQWGSYLWPVLMVSDPTVRPLPLAISIFQNQQPPEWGQVLAFGTMFIVPVLAVFLIFQRWFVASISSSAVKG
- a CDS encoding carbohydrate ABC transporter permease, which encodes MTTQTQQIQAPTVPARRRSSAGLSGHRFAGPLFASPALLGLAIFLVAPFVLAVVLSFYRVQLNSPRPARFVGFEQYARLFTDPDLAAAFGQALLNNFSFALIVVPVQTVLALALAVLVNRKLRGMVIFRTFIFMPLVFPLALTAVIWRLIYSRGDQGLLNAILGLFSGGTLSSHDWLGDPATALGSIIVMSIWQSVSFQMIIVLAALQSVPTELYEAASLDRASKWAQFINVTVPGIRNTLIFVALITTIFSFRLFDQVYLLSRSGSVDRGSTETVMTQIINTGFDNNNVGQAAAMTVIFMLIITVIAIIQRAAARQRGGV